In the Hevea brasiliensis isolate MT/VB/25A 57/8 chromosome 8, ASM3005281v1, whole genome shotgun sequence genome, tttaaaaaatacattagttagtcattatatttttattccatgtactctttaatctcttaagtcattttaggtgttagtttgaattttattttgttCCTATAACTTAAAAATAGAACTATATAATCCTTCTGTTTTCTAAACCTTCAACTATTTAGTTCTTATAACAATAATTTATCTCTCATTTGAATACATCAATAAcaaaaaacttgatttaaactaGATGGATAGACTAAAaagtacataaaataaaaatataggaCTAATTAATGTAGTTTTCATAATAAAaggattaaatagttaatttcattaaaatataaactaaatagtatttttattaacaaaagtGATTCTGGGCTCAAGTTGATCCATATTAAATATGGATCAATGGATTTCCAGCATAATGAAAAGTTTTCAATACCCTTTCTTATTATGGAGGCAATTAGTCAAAATTTTTTTCCCTTCCGTTGACGTCTATTGCTTTTTGACTTATGAGTAAAGAACAATAAATTCATTTTCATTACCAATAAGTCTCTTCAATGAGTtgttttaaacatataataataataataataataataataataataataataataataataataataatcctaTTATACTATATAGCTATATATTATATACGCATATgacatattaatatttttatttttttttgagtAAATGCCAATAATGatctttaattatataaaaatgtgaaaatttacttaatttaaaattttaagaatttgaatttttttaacgtGTTCTTCCATGTGAATATATCAAGTTATTgaataataaattcaattacatTCCTCcaattaaattgaaataattgATACAAGTTGTGCgtctataatatttttttaaagaaaataaaaaaaaagaagaatgaaGAATTCAATCTGTTGCCCAATGTTTCAATTAAGCATGTTTACAACAAATACGTAATCATCCAAAAATTGGCAAAATTCCGCTGTACAGTTTTGGATCATTTTTGAAATTATGAACCTGAGATGTGGACATAAAATTGCAAGCCCTAACCTCATGCCTAAATCTATGTGAATATATTTAAATGCCTTTATTTTATAATCATATACAAAATATATaatctaaaaatatataaataaataattttaattattatatatataatatgataattaatatacaaatattataaatatagatttataataaaagattaattaattaattaattagagttttaataggTGATTTCTCACATTAAATTGTGATATTTGAACACATATTTAAAGTCTAAATCAATAATGTTAAATCAAGTTTATCTTATATTTATACTTTTATTAATACTTCCAAATGAAAACTAATTAATCTACATACTTATCATTTttagcaaatatatatatatatatatatatatatatatatatatatatatatatatatatatatatgatgaacTTTTAAATTAGGGCTTATATGGTATTAATAGTACTCATATTACTAGAATTACGACACATATGataaacttttaaattaaaaCTCTAGTACTGGTGATACTTGTACTATCATAACTATGACATATATAATAAACTTTCAAATTAGGCCTATCATAATTAGGGCACGTAGGTTTGTGAATTAGGATATATATATAGTATTTATGGTACTCATACTACCAAAATCAGGGAATATATGCTAAACTCTCAAATTAGGGCATGTATAATACTTATGATATTCATCTTATTAGAATTAGAGCATGTAAGCTAAAATTTCAAATTAGACCATATATAGTACTTGTGATACTCATATTATCCAAATTAGGggattattaaggttgtaaatgAGCCAAAGCATACTTTACGAGTTGAAAATAGTCACCAACAtattttacattaatatcaattattttttgataaaataaaaattttacattcCAACATACTTGTTGTTTTTATATACAAAAACAATTGAGAATATATATTATTGAATATctcaatactcaactcaactcagctaagcctttatcccaagaatttgGGGATTATTGAATAtcacaacataaaaataaaattataatcagctactatatattaaaatattattattattattattattattattattattattattattattattataaagttaatattttatactttttcatatgaaataataatttattttaatattatcaactCAACCCatgtaaataaatgaaaaatgatataCAAGAATAATTAAACAATACATTGAATATCATAAcactataataaaattataatcaggtattatacattaaaataacaaatatatatatatatatatatatatatatatatatatatatatatatatatatatatatatatatatatatatatatatatatattattaattttataagaaGGTTAATATATACttgataataatttttatgcattatattaaaatatttttcataaaaataagcaAGCAGTATGAGTGTTtataataaaaacatatttatcACAAAAAGTATTGATAAAATTTTAGAGCCAAAACAAcgttaattgaaattttaattatatacatatatatattaaaaacttttatcatAATAGTTTACTAATTTAACATCACAAAAGTTTTATTTCATTCCTTGCATTGTTGTCGGTTTCTTCTcttttttaatttctatttaaaataaactaattaattattttggattttaaGTACTTGGCTTTGAAGAGAGGTGTAGCTATTTGCGTTATTATGATACTTGGAGATTGAAGATCCTTTGATCCATAGCTGTAAACAAAAGATGATGTAAGTCATAATAATATGTAATAAAAAAAGGCTATTATTAATAAgttgcaatttttttttcttttattaaaaaaTGTTCAAAgggatataaaagaaaaaaaaatcataagaAAACAAATCAATACCAttgagagaaagaaagaaagaaagaaacaaaaTTAGTTTGAGAAAAACAGAAAAAAGCCCTTTTGCATTCACTTGGCTTTTTTAGGCTTATCAATTGATGTATAAATTCTTTTATTCTTCTCCAATTTAATGAGTTCTCTCTGCAAACTTATAGCTGACTCTGTATTCATCTATCACCGGAACCCAAGCAAGAAAGGAACTCCAGTGCTTCTAATCCATTGATCGGCGCCGGGAAGAAATGTTCCAACAGTGAATTGTTGAGCTTCATTACTGGTAAGGAAATGAAGTGTCTTCCACTTGATCCTATTGGCAGTGTTGGCACCAGGTCCAGTATTGGCGTACTCAGCATAGTACAATGTGTCAAGGTATTGGTTTCCAGCCCATGGCAGCCATCCTTGAGGTTGAATCAAATCACCCAATTCTGACTCCATAACTACAGTTGTTGAGAATTGTTTCCAGGGCCTGCCCAAGTATGTCTTGACAGTGAGCCTCTCAGCGACAAGATCGGCCTCAGGGACAATCTTACAGTTATGGATAACAAGTCCAGtgttttgtcctttttctctctTGCCATCTGCTGTCACTGTATTGACCTGGCCGTGGTTAGGTTTCCTGGCAATGATCGTTGAGTTTTGGATCACAGCTGCACCGTAACCAAAGAGGAAATCAACTGTGCCGGAAATGACACAGTCGCGGTAGAATTGGCGTCCGGCTTGGTATAACAATGTGTCTTGATACCCATCAAACCTACAGTTGTGGAACACTGACATATCAGAGTTAACTCTAATGGCAACAGCCTGATGACCATCAGGCCCTGCTGTGTTCTCGAATCTCATATGCTTGCAAGTGAACCCTGGTGCTTCAACCACTGTAAATGCCAAAGCAAAGAAAAGTGTCATTTATAATATTGCTGTAAGGTTACGAGTTTAAACCTAGTTAGAGCCCATTTAGTCGATTAAGAAAACAAAAATTACTTTCAATTGTCGAACTTACCAAAGGAAGCAGTGTTCCAAGTGTTTACACCACTGGTGAAGCTCTTTTTTCCGGTGACAATGGTCTTGTCTGGTCCATCACCATACATGAGAATATTAGAATGGGTCTTTGGCACCACTACAGCCTCATTATAAATTCCTGCCTTTACATAAATAATATATAGACTAACATTGCCATTGGGGTATGAGTTTATAGCTGCATTAATCGACTTGAATTGCCCGCTGCCATCTAGAGCAACCACTGCATTTGGTACAAGGTTAGCGTTGCCACCGGCCAAGAGCTTTCGATGAGCAGCAGATAACCAGGTTGGGTACCCATCAGCCCCGAGAAGCCGACGAGAATGGATGGGGGGAAGGTTAAACTGGAGACCGAAGTCTTGCAGGATGTTTGAAATCGCACCAAGAATGGTTAGGACATTATCTGTTAGTTCACTGCCATAATCCGTACTATTTTGCACTGTTGATTTAATGTTGTTGTCATGCTGAAATCCATCCACGCATAATTCCTGGTAAGAGATGATAAAACTCAACCAGATACGAAAATCATCAGCATGTTCAGCTATGCTATTCAGGTCACTGCTAGACATCTTTGCAAGAGTATCATGAAGCTCATCAGAAGCATTTTTCAGCAATGTCTTGCAATCCTTCAGGGCAAGTTTCGTACGGGGCTCACTGCCAGCATTTACTACAAGGTCCTCACTTAAGTTCATGGATTTCGTCAGGGAATCTGAGATGGCTAAAATGCCTGTCCTGATCAGCTCCTTAGGATCAGTGGTATTAGCAGAGCTGAGGACCTTGGTGCAAGTTTCCTTGTAATTAGTAGGCTGGCATATTTGGGTAACAGCCTTCATTTGTGGTGATATGTCATCAGAACTATGCGTTCCACCAATCCGGTTGACAACAGCCACAACAACACCGACAACAAGAATTAAGGAAATCCCCGAAACAACAACTTTTCCAATCATttttttccctttctaggcttctcttcttttattttatttccacTCCTTTTGAATTGGACTTGGAAACAGCTGATTCTATGCCAGTGCAACAGGGCAAAAAATCGAAGAGTGATAGAATACAGTGATGTGATGGTTTCTTTGCTCCGGCTGATGATAACGAGCTTGCAGGTGTATAAGATTTTCCTAAATTAGCATTTCTGCATGAATTTTTCCTCCAAATATTGAATGGTAAACCGCTTTTtttgcaataataataataataataataacaacgacAATGGTGGAGTGAAAGGtatcatcatttttttttaataatttatttgacTTCAAATATGATCCATTTATAACTTCAGTTAAGTTAAAGGTGGGGAGTTTTAGGCGTGCCCTATGATCATATAAGACCATGCACTATCTTAAATGGTGAAAGTTTTAGCCTTAAGCTGGCCAATTCAATGGGAGTTGCAAAGGCTGTTGCTGAAATTTAGTTCAAGTTACTCATCAAAGCAGACAATATATACCAATAATGGAATGCACATCTTCAGTTCAAATAAATGCTAAGATAAATAAAACAATTTTAGATCCTAAAGTTTTGAATTATTAAATTCGTTAAGACAATACATAAACCACTCGATCAATGTTATCTGTAGTAACATTTTCATTTTTTGACATTTCCTCAGCAGCATCAAAGAAGACCAATTTAATTATGACCACACTCCAAAATGAATTCCGTCAAATGCCTTAACAAAACTCATATTAACTATTAAACTTAGGTGTGTTTGGTAGAAggttaaaaaaaaatcaagagtTAAATGTTACCTTTGTAATTTTAACCTTTAAAGATGGTAGTTATTAAGCTAGTCCTCTCAAGGTTAACATTTATCCCCTCAAAAAGGCATAGATATTAATGAGGTGAAAAGTTAACATAGTCTTTTTACATATTCCAACAACATTAATAAAGAGTTAAAGGTTATAAGGGTAACAATTACTCTTTGTCAATCTCATACTAAACACTCCCTCCATGAAAAGATATACAAATGTAGAAATACAATATCACTACTATAATATTGTCTTTTAGAGACAAATGCATTTAAACAAATAAGATATTTGTTACTAATAACTATTATTAGAGGCAAAATTTTATTAGTCTCTAagcaatatattatttatttctaatgacttattttttgagataaaaatttattagtctctaaatgttatattatttatttctaataattaattttttgaagcAAAACTTATTAGTCTCTAATGTTTTAAgggtttttcttttttaatttttcactagaaAAAACTCcctttttcatattaaaaaaattttaataactaattaatatatatatatatatatatatatatatatatatatatatatatatatatatatatatataaagtgttTTACGTATGTAGATTATatatagttaaataaaaaagtaatttttaaaaattaaacatgtaaATACATACACATGTATAcaaatattgtattatgtttgtatatattaaaaaaaaaaattatatttttcttttaatctatGTAATTAAGACTTTCAACCAACATATtgttaataatcattgaattaacaagtgttattaatt is a window encoding:
- the LOC110648241 gene encoding pectinesterase-like, with the translated sequence MIGKVVVSGISLILVVGVVVAVVNRIGGTHSSDDISPQMKAVTQICQPTNYKETCTKVLSSANTTDPKELIRTGILAISDSLTKSMNLSEDLVVNAGSEPRTKLALKDCKTLLKNASDELHDTLAKMSSSDLNSIAEHADDFRIWLSFIISYQELCVDGFQHDNNIKSTVQNSTDYGSELTDNVLTILGAISNILQDFGLQFNLPPIHSRRLLGADGYPTWLSAAHRKLLAGGNANLVPNAVVALDGSGQFKSINAAINSYPNGNVSLYIIYVKAGIYNEAVVVPKTHSNILMYGDGPDKTIVTGKKSFTSGVNTWNTASFVVEAPGFTCKHMRFENTAGPDGHQAVAIRVNSDMSVFHNCRFDGYQDTLLYQAGRQFYRDCVISGTVDFLFGYGAAVIQNSTIIARKPNHGQVNTVTADGKREKGQNTGLVIHNCKIVPEADLVAERLTVKTYLGRPWKQFSTTVVMESELGDLIQPQGWLPWAGNQYLDTLYYAEYANTGPGANTANRIKWKTLHFLTSNEAQQFTVGTFLPGADQWIRSTGVPFLLGFR